Part of the Kitasatospora sp. NBC_01266 genome, TGGCCTTCTTCACCATGGTGGTCGCGGCGGCCGAGGTCGTGGTGGGCCTGGCGATCATCGTGAGCATCTTCCGTACCAGGCACTCGGCTTCGGTCGACGACAGCAACCTGATGAAGCTGTAGGGGCCCAGGGTGAACTCTCTTATTCCGCTGCTCATCGCAGCGCCGCTGGTCGGGGCTGCCCTGCTGCTGCTCGGCGGCCGTGCGCTCGACCGGTTCGGCCACTGGCTGGGCACCTTCGCGGCGCTGCTCTCCTTCGTCTTCGCGCTGGTGCTGTTCAGCAGCATGCTGGGCCGCAGCGTCGACCAACGCCCGGTCCACGAGCACCTGTTCAGCTGGATCTCGGTGGGCACCTTCCAGGCCGACGTCTCCTTCCAGCTCGACCAGCTCTCGATGACCTTCGTCCTGCTGATCACCGGTGTCGGCACCCTGATCCACGTCTACTCCGTGGGCTACATGGAGCACGACGAGCGCCGCCGCCGCTTCTTCGGCTACCTCAACCTCTTCCTGGCCGCCATGCTGCTGCTCGTGCTGGCGGACAACTACCTGCTGCTGTACGTCGGTTGGGAGGGCGTCGGGCTTGCCTCGTACCTGCTGATCGGCTTCTGGCAGCACAAGCCGAGCGCGGCCACCGCGGCCAAGAAGGCGTTCATCGTCAACCGGGTCGGCGACATGGGCCTCTCCATCGCGATCATGCTGATGTTCACCCAGTTCGGCAGCTTCGCCTTCGGCCCGGTCTTCGCCACCGCGCACGAGGCGAGCAGCGGGCGGCTGACCGCGATCGGGCTGCTGCTGCTGCTCGCGGCCTGCGGCAAGTCGGCCCAGGTGCCGCTGCAGAGCTGGCTCGGCGACGCGATGGAGGGCCCGACCCCGGTCTCCGCGCTGATCCACGCGGCCACCATGGTGACCGCCGGCGTCTACCTGATCACCCGCTCGAACGCGATCTTCAACCTGGCGCCGGACGCACAGCTCGCGGTGGTCTGCGTCGGTGCGGTGACGCTGATCTTCGGTGCGATCGTCGGTTGCGCCAAGGACGACATCAAGAAGGCGCTGGCCGGTTCGACCATGTCGCAGATCGGCTACATGATCCTGGCGGCGGGCCTGGGCCCGATCGGCTACGTCTTCGCGATCATGCACCTGGTCACCCACGGCTTCTTCAAGGCCGGGCTCTTCCTCGGCGCCGGGTCGGTCATGCACGGGATGAACGACGAGGTGAACATGCGTCACTACGGCGGCCTGCGCAAGTACATGCCGATCACCTACGTCACCTTCGGGCTCGGCTACCTGGCGATCATCGGGTTCCCCGGCCCGTCCGGCTTCTGGTCCAAGGACCGGATCATCGAGGCCGCCTTCGCC contains:
- the nuoL gene encoding NADH-quinone oxidoreductase subunit L, whose product is MNSLIPLLIAAPLVGAALLLLGGRALDRFGHWLGTFAALLSFVFALVLFSSMLGRSVDQRPVHEHLFSWISVGTFQADVSFQLDQLSMTFVLLITGVGTLIHVYSVGYMEHDERRRRFFGYLNLFLAAMLLLVLADNYLLLYVGWEGVGLASYLLIGFWQHKPSAATAAKKAFIVNRVGDMGLSIAIMLMFTQFGSFAFGPVFATAHEASSGRLTAIGLLLLLAACGKSAQVPLQSWLGDAMEGPTPVSALIHAATMVTAGVYLITRSNAIFNLAPDAQLAVVCVGAVTLIFGAIVGCAKDDIKKALAGSTMSQIGYMILAAGLGPIGYVFAIMHLVTHGFFKAGLFLGAGSVMHGMNDEVNMRHYGGLRKYMPITYVTFGLGYLAIIGFPGPSGFWSKDRIIEAAFAKGGAEGWILGTITLIGAAITAFYMTRVMLLTFFGEKRWQPTADISGSATGEGHQPHPHESPKSMTIPMVLLSVGSVLAGGLFVLNNSFQHWLEPITGFSEGNSPLPSGVIMALSIACMLAGAGLAYAVYGRAPVPVVPPVGSALTRAARRDLLQDDFNHAVLVRPGSALTAALVFFDSRGLDGFVNGLAASIGGISARLRRVQNGYVRSYALSMFGGTLVLVATTLLMRSS